In Oryza brachyantha chromosome 1, ObraRS2, whole genome shotgun sequence, the following are encoded in one genomic region:
- the LOC102702982 gene encoding L-ascorbate oxidase homolog: MTTMRASAAAVLLVAAAAALLTAVHAEDPYHFFEWKVTYGTKTILGEAQKVILINDMFPGPTINCSSNNNIVVNVFNQLDQPLLFTWHGIQQRKNSWQDGMPGTMCPIQPGTNFTYHWQPKDQIGSFFYFPSIGMQRAAGGYGIITVHSRLLIPVPFDEPAGDYPVLVGDWYTKDHTVLAKNLEAGKSIGRPAGLVINGKNEKDASNPPMYTMEAGKVYRYRVCNVGIKTSLNVRIQSHIIKLVEMEGSHTVQNTYDSLDVHVAQCVSFLVAADQKPGDYLLVASTRFMKETSSITAIIRYNGSNTPASPKLPEGPSGWAWSINQWRSFRWNLTASAARPNPQGSYHYGQINITRTIRLSAGRAKVGGKERFAINGVSHVDAETPLKLAEYFNATAGVFEYNLIGDVPPAAGAAVKLAPNVIQTEFRTFIEVVFENPEKSIDSFHINGYAFFAAGMGPGTWTPDCRKTYNLLDTVSRHTIQVYPRSWTAVMLTFDNAGMWNIRSNMWERFYLGEQLYVSVISPARSLRDEYNMPENGLRCGKVVGMPMPPSYLPA; the protein is encoded by the exons ATGACAACCatgcgcgcctccgccgcggcggtgctgctggtggcggcggcggcggcgctcctcaCCGCCGTGCACGCCGAGGACCCGTACCACTTCTTCGAGTGGAAGGTGACGTACGGGACCAAGACGATCTTGGGCGAGGCCCAGAAGGTGATCCTCATCAACGACATGTTCCCCGGCCCCACCATCAACTGCAGCTCCAACAACAACATCGTGGTCAACGTCTTCAACCAGCTCGACCAGCCCCTCCTCTTCACCTG GCATGGGATCCAGCAGAGGAAGAACTCGTGGCAGGACGGCATGCCGGGCACGATGTGCCCGATTCAGCCGGGCACCAACTTCACGTACCACTGGCAGCCCAAGGACCAGATCGGGAGCTTCTTCTACTTCCCCAGCATCGGCATGcagcgcgcggccggcggctaCGGGATCATCACCGTGCACAGCCGGCTGCTCATCCCGGTGCCCTTCGACGAGCCGGCCGGCGACTACCCCGTCCTCGTCGGCGACTGGTACACCAAGGACCACACCGTGCTGGCCAAGAACCTCGAAGCCGGCAAGAGCATCGGCCGCCCCGCCGGGCTCGTCATCAACGGCAAGAACGAGAAGGACGCGTCCAACCCGCCCATGTACACCATGGAGGCCGGCAAGGTGTACCGCTACCGCGTCTGCAACGTCGGGATCAAGACGTCGCTCAACGTGCGCATCCAGAGCCACATCATCAAGCTCGTCGAGATGGAGGGCTCGCACACCGTGCAGAACACCTACGACTCGCTCGACGTGCACGTCGCCCAGTGCGTCTccttcctcgtcgccgccgaccagAAGCCCGGCGACTACCTCCTCGTCGCCTCCACCCGCTTCATGAAGGAGACGAGCTCCATCACCGCCATCATCCGCTACAACGGCTCCAACACTCCGGCGTCGCCCAAGCTGCCGGAAGGCCCCAGCGGCTGGGCGTGGTCCATCAACCAGTGGAGGTCGTTCCGCTGGAACCtgacggcgagcgccgcccggcccaacCCGCAGGGGTCCTACCACTACGGCCAGATCAACATCACCCGGACCATCAGGCTCTCCGCCGGCAGGGCCAAGGTGGGCGGCAAGGAGCGGTTCGCCATCAACGGCGTGTCGCACGTCGACGCCGAGACGCCGCTCAAGCTCGCCGAGTACTTCAACGCCACCGCGGGGGTGTTCGAGTACAACCTCATCGGCGAcgtgccgccggccgccggcgccgccgtcaagCTCGCCCCCAACGTCATCCAGACCGAGTTCCGCACCTTCATCGAGGTCGTCTTCGAGAACCCCGAGAAGAGCATCGACTCCTTCCACATCAACGGCTACGCCTTCTTCGCCGCCGG CATGGGGCCGGGGACATGGACGCCGGACTGCAGGAAGACGTACAACCTGCTCGACACGGTGAGCCGGCACACGATCCAGGTGTACCCGAGGTCGTGGACGGCGGTGATGCTCACGTTCGACAACGCGGGCATGTGGAACATCAGGTCCAACATGTGGGAGAGGTTCTACCTCGGCGAGCAGCTCTACGTGAGCGTCatctcgccggcgaggtcgctCCGGGACGAGTACAACATGCCGGAGAACGGCCTCCGCTGCGGCAAGGTCGTCGGAATGCCAATGCCGCCGTCCTACCTCCCCGCATAA